The stretch of DNA GGGTCTCGCGGGTGAAGCGCAGGCCCACATAGACGCCGATGCAGGCATAGGCGAGCTCAAGAAGCGGAACGGGCAGCGCCATGCGCACGAGCCCGGTGGCGTGGAGCAGGCTGCCGAGCACCATCGGGCCGACCTGCGCGCCGGCCGGGACCCGCAGGGCGAGCGCCGCCCCGGCGCCCACGACAGCGACGGCGAGCGTCGCCAGGAGGGAGAGCGGCCCGGTCACCTCGCCGGCCCCCGCGGCGGCGCCCGGAACCGGGGCCTCCATCAGGAAGCGCGCCGCCAGGGAGGCCGAGAACACCACGGCGGCCACGCGCACGTACTGCATGAACGCGACCAGACGCGGATCCGCACCGAAATCCTCGGCCATCGCCACCATCGCGGAGGCGCCGCCCGGTGAGGATCCCCAGGCGGCCGTGGTCCCGGGCAGGACCCGCAGCCGGGTGAGGATCCATCCGACGAGGCCGCTGACCGCGACAGTCACCAACACGACCGCGACGATGAGCGGTCCGTCCTCCAAGAGGGTCTGGGCGATCTGTCCCGTGACGGCGTGGGCGACGAGGCAGCCGATGGCCGCCTGCGAGGCCTGGAACGCGGCGCGCGGCACGCGCAGGCGTGAGCCGCCGACCCCGAACGCGATGGCGCCGATCATCGGCCCGAGCAGCAATGCGGCCGGAAACTGCGCGCGCACCAAGCCGTAGGAGATGAGCGCGGACGCAGCGATGAGGGCGGCCCAGAGGCCGAGTGTGCGGGGAGA from Methylobacterium sp. PvR107 encodes:
- a CDS encoding AbrB family transcriptional regulator; translation: MPSPRTLGLWAALIAASALISYGLVRAQFPAALLLGPMIGAIAFGVGGSRLRVPRAAFQASQAAIGCLVAHAVTGQIAQTLLEDGPLIVAVVLVTVAVSGLVGWILTRLRVLPGTTAAWGSSPGGASAMVAMAEDFGADPRLVAFMQYVRVAAVVFSASLAARFLMEAPVPGAAAGAGEVTGPLSLLATLAVAVVGAGAALALRVPAGAQVGPMVLGSLLHATGLVRMALPVPLLELAYACIGVYVGLRFTRETLRLTVTALPGILAATFSVIALCAAWGWGLTLLLPIDLLTAVLATSPGGLDSVAIIAVGSKADVSFVLAVQTLRLFVVLLTGPLLAKWISRSVPEAAR